Sequence from the Maribellus comscasis genome:
ATTTCGATACTTTCTCAATTTCACAACTCAACATTTTTTTACCTCCCCTAAGGGGAGGTCAGGAGGGGCTTACCAACTAATTTCCCCGGGCATTCCAACCTTCAGTGTTCCGTCGTTTTTTACTTTCACTTTAACAGCATAAACCAATTTTACTCTTTCTTCTTTTGTTTGAATAATTTTAGGTGTAAATTCTGCTTCCGAAGAAATCCAGTTCACCCTTCCACTTAGTTCCTGATTTTCTGTTTCTGATTTGTCGATGACAACATTCACCTGTTGCCCGATTTTAACATTTGGGAGTTGCGCTCCGCTAACATAAACTTTCAATGTGAGTTCATCTAAATCAGCAATTTTAAAAAGTGGTTTTCCCTGGGTTGCCAATTCACCCTGTTCTATATAGGTTTCCAGAATTGTTCCACTTACCGGAGATTCAACCTGACAACGTCGAAGTAAATCTTCAGCAGTTTCTTTTTGGGTTTCCAAAACATCCAGTTCCATGTTAACGGATGTAAACTGTGTCCGCGTGCCTGCAATTTGTTTTTTTATTACACTGATTTGGCTTGTAATATCGTCCAGTTGCTTTTGTGTGGCAGCCTGGTCTTTTACCATCTGTGCTACCCTTTTCTCATTTGTCTCCAGATTTTTAATCTGTTCCTCAAAAACGTCTATTTGCGATTGTATCGATTGTTTTTTTGATAAAATAGCTGCTTTTTGCGCATCAATTTGTTTTAGTTTTAAATCAATCTGAACAGTATCGGTTAAAGCAGCCGTAAAACCGGCTTCTATTTTTTGCCCTTTTTCAATATTTAATTGAAGAATTTTTCCTGATGATTCGGATGACACAATTACGGGGTCAGCTTCAAAATTGCCAAAAGCATCCGATTTTTCGTCTGTATTGTTACAGCTAAAAAGAAGTGCTGCAAACAACATAATTAATAAATTCTTTTTCATTGTATTTCGGTTTTAAATCTTTACATATTTCTGAATACTCTGGCTGTGGACAGCGACTATTCACTGAATTTTTTTCCTTTGATTAGATTATACTTTTCTTTTGCTTCGTTAAGTTGAATACGGTGAAGTTCGACGTTCAGTTTTGCAATGGTTTCAGCTTGCACATCCTGTATATAATCTGAAGTAGTGATTGTTTCGTTTTCTAGCTTTGAGGCGGATGATTGTGCAATTTCGGTGCGCAGCATTACCATTTTTGTATCTGTTTCTATTAATTTTTCAAGTTTGCTAATTTGTTCATTTTGCTGAGCAAGAAGCAGATTTATATTTTGGTTGAATGTTTCTTCCTGTTGTGAAATCATTTTCGAGTGCAACTGCAGCATTTCCTTCTGGCGAGTGGTTTTTTTCCAATCGAATGCGTTCCACGATAAGCCAATTCCAACAAGATAATAGGTGTCAAATTTGTCATTCAACATATTTAAAGCAGGTTTGCCGTAACCGGCCTGTCCAAATCCAAAAACTTTTGGATTGCGACTTTTAGTCAATAAATCGCTTTGCTTTTCGAATTGATTTTTTTGAGATGAAAACAACTCCAGCTCCGGTCTTGACAATTTATCGCGCATGTTTGGTTCCGAAGTGTTATATTTCAGTACTGAATTTTCATCGATTGTTTGTCCTGTTAAAATGGTCAGCATCTGAATTGCTGTTTTTTTGCCGGCGTCCAATTGCAGAGTACTTTGTTCGATGTTCAAAATTTCAGCTTCAAGAGAAAGTGCGTTGGATTTTTCCAGCATTTGGTTTTCTACTCCCGATTGAACTGTTTTGAGTTTTTCCTGCAATACTTTTTTCTGGGCAGTCAGCACTTCCTTTTGTTTATCCATAGCCAGCACTGTAAAAAAAGCCTGCGAAACCTGTTCATTCAGCTTGTACAATTCTACTTCAACCTGGCTAAGATTACTTTGTAAAATAGCGTCCTCCAATTTTGTGTTCGCAGTCGAAATTCCACCATCCCAAATGTTTTGTTTAAACTCTGCATAGGTTTTATACTGGTCTTTCGAAACGGAAGGGATATCAATTCCCGGCATGGAAATATTTACGCTGGTAACATCCGACTGGTAGGTAGCCTGTCCGTTTAGCGTAAGCTGCGGCAGATAATTTGTTTTTATGTTTTCTTTTTTTAGTGAAGTTATTTCCTCCCAGATTTCCGCTTGTTTTAAATTGGGATAGTTTTCACGCGCCCAGTTATAACAATTGTTCAACAGAATATCCTGTTGAGCAAATGCCAACTGCGTGGGTAGCAGTAATAAAATTAGTAGCTTTTTCATTTTATTAAAATTGAATGTAAAATGAATTCAGTAATTGTTTTTTTTCTTCGTTCAATAAATGTTTTGTAGGCTTCTTTATCGTTTTCAAAAAACATTATGGTCATTAGCGGTCGGGCTGCGATAGGAAAAATACTTAGCCCAAGGATATTAACCAGCAGATCCCGCGGATCCATTTTTCTAATTCTTCCAGCTTCCATTTCTTTTTTGAACATGGCAAAAATCTTGTCAGGTTGAATTCCGGTTCCTTTTATAATTTTTGCCAAAAATTCAGGATTTCGATTCATTTCTTTCAAAACAAAAGTTGGAAGAAATGGATTCTTCATTAATAAATCAATGTAGCTCTCAACAAAAATTCCCAGTTTTTTCTCAATCGGTAAATCAGAGTATACCATATCCATGAGATTGGGTAATATTTTGCTAAAAACTTTTTTGAAAATAGCATCAAACAATTTTTCTTTTGTTCTGAAGTAGTAATGAAGCAAAGCCTTGTTGATGCCTGCTTCGTCTGCAATTTCCTGCATTCGGGCGCCATCCATTCCTTTTTTTATAAATACATTTTGTGCAGCGTTCAAAATCTTTTCTTCAGTGTTGTCTTTTTTTGTTTCTGTCATTTTACTAAGAAGTTTAACTAAATTGTTTAACCATCCGGTCAAAATTAGAATGAATATATTTATTAACCAAATATTTTAACTAAAAAGTTTAACTAAATGGTAAAATTTATATCAAAATCTTTTTAATTTGTTTTTGTTACGCCTTTATAAGTGAGATAGGGGCTTTTCTGGTTGCTTCGATTGTTTTGTCAATTGTTTTCTTTTTAAAAAGAATAAATGGCTGATAAATCAGAAAAACAAAATGGGGCAAATTGTCCAGATTTTAGAAAAACTTTGATTATCAGGTTTATTAACTGTGTTTTCTTAAAGATGTTCTGCATCTTCTGTTATTTTTGTAATGAAGTTTTATGGATGTTGTTAATCTTCTTTATTAAAAAAACTGGGTATGTCCTTATTTCGTAAAATATCAATTTTGTTTGAGAAATCATATTGGGGATCAGAATTTTTCGAAAAAGTATCCGGTATTCGGTCTGTAGTTTTTTCGCCGGTTTATTCACTAATTTTGACAGCTGTTTTTCTGTTAGCATTCGAAAGTATTGCTGCACAAAACTGGAATTGGACGGGAGATGTTAGTAACGACTGGCACGAAGCTGCCAACTGGGATCAGGGAAGTGTGCCGGATGGCAACGCTAAAGTGATTATAGGTCTTGTATCATCGGGTATTTATCCGGAAATAAAAAACAATGTTACAGTTTCAACCCTTACTGTTAGTGACTGGTACGGAGGAGCAATAGCGGTGGTAAATGGTGCGACGCTTACCGTCGAGAATAATCTTGATATTCAGGACTACGGAGAAATACTACTTGACAACGGGAACCTTCAATTTAATGGAAAAGGGAATAACGGACACGATATAACCATGGCTTTTCTCAATACTTCTATCCGGATCGTCAATTCTGGAACACTAAACTCGCCGAATTGTAAATTAACCATAAATGGAGAATTAATACTTGAAGACGGGAATATTAATCTGGGGGATGGGTTTGAGTTGGCCTCGGGGAAGACTTTTGATGTGTTGCGGGGAAGTGTAAATGTGTATGGCCCAACATTGATTAAAGGAACGCTAAATGGAGGAGTCGGAAATTTTGTTTTTGACGGGGATTCCTCGAATAGCACTCACAAGGCTGAAATAAGAAGTGAAGGGCGTTTTTACATGTCTCCTTCCGCTTCTGATGTGCAGACCTTGGATTGCACTTCTGATACTCCCGAGCTCTCCGGTGGAACTGTTGATTTTTATACACCGTGTTACATTCAGAACTCCGGTTATTTTTACGGAGGAAATGCGTATGTTACTTTTTACAACTCGATTAGTCCGAATGGAACAGCCGTGATAGAAACTCATAATGGTATACTCCTGTTTAAAGCAGATCTTACCGCTCATAGTACGGCCAATATAAATATTACATGTGAAGGCACAATTCAGGTGGATGGAAATACGACTTTAAAATCAGCAGGCTACATAAATGCTATGGGGGGAAATATTTATTTTGGAGGCAATTTGCGAACCGAAAAAAGCAGTGGAACTATAAATGCAGGAGGAAGTACGATTTATTTTAGCGGGAGTAGCTTTGAAAATGAAGGCTATTTTAATGCAGGAACAAGTACTTTTGTGTTTAGTGGTGGAAGTCAGGAGTTTAGTACACACAGCTGGAGGGCTGATAATACGTTCTATAATCTTGTTGTAGAAATCGGAGCTGATGTGCAGTCTACCCACAATGTTATGGTTTTAAATGATTTGGAGGTTAGCGAGGCTGGGAGTTTTACGATTGAGCCAGGTAAAACGCTCGATGCAGTTGGTTATGTTACCGGCGAAGATTACATTTTTACTAATCGTCCGTATATCATATCAATAGTAATTAATTCAGAAAATACAATCACGGCCGTTTTTAACGAACCCCTGGATCCTGTTTCATCACAAACTGCATCCAATTACCGGGTAGAAAATGAGACGGGGAATACAATTGACTATCCGTTAAATCCGGTTCTTGGAGGGGTTAATAACAATGAGATTTCCTTGACACTCGGCTTTAATATTGTGTCGGATGTTGATTATTATCTTATTGGGAATAATATTAAAAATTTGAATAATTATACTTTAAGTGTTAATCATAAAAAAAGATTTCTGGAAACAGAGCCGGCAAATTTTTGGAGATGGGCAGGAACAATTGATTCAGAATGGGAAAAAGCGGGGAACTGGGTAAAGAACAAACTTCCTCAAACCAGTTCACATGTTGTTATCCCGATAACACCAAATGATCCCCTGATATCGTCGCAGGGGAACCGTATTTTTGATCTTGAAATAAAGACAGGAGCATCGTTAACGATCGGCTCAACAGGGAATTTAACTGTGGATAACAGTGTTTCAAACAGTGCGGGCTCCGGAGGTTTACTTATTGCTTCTGATACCGAAGGAACCGGTTCGTTAATTCATAATACCAACGGCGTTTTGGCAACATTTCAACGGTATATTTCGGGCGAACCTCAAACATGGCAAATGATTTCTTCGCCTGTGGCAGACCAGGAAATTTCGGGAAATTTTACACCTACCGGGGGGAGTGATGCATACGGCGACAATACACGATACGATTTTTATTCCTGGTACGAGCCGGATACCTCCTGGGTGTATCTTCTAAATATTGATCAGCCGCCAACGTGGCTAACAAGCAATAACAATAGTAATAATTTTATATCCGGAAGGGGGTATCTCATTTCTTACAAGGATGCCCATCCAACCAAAGCTTTTCAGGGAACCCTGAGTAATGGAGAAGTTTCTGTTCAATTGTCCAAAACAGCAGGAACGGGAACAGAGTTTGGATTTAACCTCGTTGGAAATCCGTATCCTTCTTCTGTCGACTGGAAATCTTCCGGCTGGGGAAGAAACACATTGGAAGGTAATAATCAAGGTTATGATATCTGGATTTGGAGCGAAACAAACAATAATTATGGTGCTTACAATTCAGCTTCTGCATCAGACGATGGTACTCTTGGAGTTTCGCGTTATATAGCACCAACTCAGGGATTTTTTGTGAAAGCCAGTCAGTCAGGAGTGCTTTCCATGAATAACTCGGTCAGGGTAAATAAAGGAGCCGGAAATTGGCTTAAAAGTGCCAATAGCACTCAGAACAGAATTGTAGTTGATGTGGAATCTTCAGACGGATTTGGTAAAGATGAAGTTATTATTGAATTTGGACATACCGGACAAGAAACGGGTACGGCGAAACGATTTAGTTTTGTGTCTGCTTCTCCGAGTTTGTTTCTGGAGGAAGAGCAAATGGCTTACTCAATACGCTTGTTGGGAGAAAAAGAAGATTATCCGGTTTTGCCTGTCTCTTTTGATGCCGGAGAAAGCGGAAATTATGAACTTACCTTTCAATTTAATTCAACAGCTTTTGAGATATTTAGATTATATGATAGAATTACCGGACAATGGAATGATATAGAAGAAGGAGAAGTCTATTCTTTTGAAGCTGAAAAAGACGAAAATACCGACCGTTTTGTTTTACAAATTGTATCAGGAGATTATGCCGATCCTTACGAAACACTTCCGGTTATTATTTATTCTGAACAAAGAAAAATAACAGCTGATTTACGTCTTGTCGAAGGCGAATACACTTGTGATGTTTATACTCTGACAGGGCAGAAATTAGTGACCCGCAAACTTTTCGGGGGACAGACCAGTCAGTTTGTTGTCCCCTCGGCAAGTTCGATAGTTATTGTCCAGATAGTCGGGCAAGAAGGAAGAAAAATAGAAAAAGTCCCTGTTGTTTATTAGCTGGTGTGTGGAAGTAATGGAAGCGTTAGATATTTAAGAACGTTATTTTCACGCAAAAATAAATCAAGTGAGTCAGTTTTTCTTACCCTTAAAATCAGTTATAATTACCTCCTCTTTCAGAGACACTCTGTTTTATTTATTTGTTGCATTTGGTTAAATTTATATCGACGTTTTTAATTGCCTTGTAAACTTTTAAAACCCTGAGAGATAAAAAAAGTTTTTTTTGTCTTTTTTTAAACAAGGTGAAAACGTTCTTTGTTTTACAAATTAGGAATTTAAACAAAACAAAAATGGACGCTTTGATATTTTGTAAATTTCCTAGGTGCATGCATATAATAATCAGATTGAAAAATACTTTTGTATTGACGATTGTATTTTTATTTATTATGTTAGGTTTTGGAAAGGTTGGCGCACAGGTGAGGGCCACTGGACATGTATTTGCTGAAATAGTAGAACCGGCAATGCTTACTGCCAGTACCAGTAACGATCACATTATTTATAATAATGTGAATACAACATCATCAGATTTGATTCTTGCAGAAATAGCTGTTTCCGGAAGCGCTGATACTGATGTGGGTGTATCGGTTCAAACTACAGCGCTCGAAGGAAAAAATGGGGAAATTTATTCTTTTGATACTTTCTTTTGTCCCGATTCTGATCAGTCGGCGAACGGGAATACCACAGAGGCTGATAAAAGAGTATTTAAGCTAAACGGAACACCACAAAAAGATATTGTTTCGGAAAAAAATAATATGTTTACGGGGCAATATGAGGTAACATTTATGTACAATTGAAGTATCCTTCAGAGCCTTTTGGGTGTGTCTTTCGTCATTTATATAAAATCTCTGCTGTTACAAATCCTGATTTTAATTTCCGTTTCCTTTTTCTGTCTATTTAAGAACTCAGCGATGAAAATAAAATAAAAACTGAGTGATATAGATTTCCAATATCCGGAATTTTTATCCTCTTTCCACAGTCTATCCAATTTATTATGCTAATTTTTTTATTCTTTCCCTGCTCTCTTGGAATGAGCCTGTGTCCCATTTTGAATACGCTATTCCCCAGCGTAGAGCATTGTTGTATTTGCTTATTTTTCTATATTGTTGTTTGTCAGTGTTTTGTAAAAGAGGGCATACGCATTGCTTATGGGTTGGCACAAAAATGTTAAACGAAAATTAATAAAATTTAAAAACACAAAATCATGAAAAAGTTAGTTTTTTTATTCGCAAGCCTTTTTATTATCGTAGTTGCATCTCAGAGTGTAAAAGCACAAAACCCAGAAGCAACAGCCAATTCTGACGCAAGCGCAACAATTATCAAGGTAATAGGAATTGAGAATACTCAGTATTTGTTTTTCGGTAATATAATTGCAAGTAGTGCTGGTGGAACAGTTACTGTTGCTTCCGATGGAACTGCTGCTGGATATAATGGAGTAGCTGCTCCAACGGGAAATGAAGGAACTCGACAGCCTGCAACTTTTACAGTTGAAGGAGAAAACAGTGTAGCATATTCTATTTCTTTGCCTGAAGACGATGAGATAACATTAACAAAGAATGGTGCAACTCCCATGGCTCTTTCTGACTTTGAACATAACGCTGATGAAACTTTATCAAGTGGAGGAACAGAAACATTTAATGTAGGTGCGAAATTAAATGTAAATCCCGATCAGGCTACTGGAACATACGAGGGGCAATTTTCAGTAACCGTTGCTTACAATTAATAAAGAATATCTTTAAAACAAGGGCAGCGCTAGGGTTGCCCTTTTTTTTACCCAGTTGTTAAGGTTTTAAAATTCACAAACATGTACCGTTATTTTATCATCGCTTTTATTTCTTTCTTCCTCATACCTGGAGAGGCGCGTTCGCAAGAAAGCAGCATTACAGCAGAGGTGTTTGCCGAAGTAATCGAGGCTTTGGCTGCCAACGAAGATCAGGCCTTAAACTTTGGCCGTTTTACAACGGGTAATAACGGTGGTTCAGTTGTTATTTCTCCGGGGGGGATTCGTTCGGCGCAGGGATCAGTAATTGCGGCTGGCGGCGGATACAGTCCCGGTAAATTTTTGGTGGAAGGCGAGCCGGGTGCTACTTTCAGTATACAGCTCCCCCAGACGGCCAGTACACTGGTGCATTCTGAAAGCGGAAAAACGATGGATGTTGAAGGCTGGGTTTCGGACCCTCCATCGGGAGATGCAGCTACCCTGTCGGACGGGGAGCGTTTGGTAAGTATAGGAGCTACGCTTAATATAGGTCCGGTCGATGAGAATCCGGTTGGTATATATTCAGGTTCTTTTATTGTAACCTTTGCCTATAATTAGCCATTTCATACCCGGAGTATTTAAGATCTTATCGTTTTGTTTGTTTAAACCTCATTCCTGTTCTGTAAGTTTATTTTCCGCCGACACGTGCTGGTGATTATTTTTGTATCACAGTATTGCTGTTGATATTTATTAAAAAAATGTAGTTTTGAAAGAAAATTCCCAATTATGAGACAGAAAAAACAGATAAATATAACTCAGTATAGACTATCCTTTTTGTATAAAAGCATGTTGTTCTTTTCGGTTGTTGTTCTTCTTCCACAAATTAGCAGAGCACAGGGAGATTTGCTGATAACACCGAGGCGTGTTGTTTTTGAAGGGAGTAAACAAAGAGAGGAAATAACACTGGCAAATACAGGACAGGACACCGCCTATTATTCAATTTCTTTTTTACAATACAGAATGACCGAAGATGGCAATTTCAAGGAAGTAACTGAGCCGGAGGAAGGACAAATGTTTGCAGATTCGTATATCCGGTTTTTTCCACGCTCGGTCGAGCTTGCTCCGGGTGAGTCACAGGTGGTTAGAATGCAGTTGAGACGGATGCCCAATATGGTTGATGGTGAATATCGCTCTCATTTGTATTTTAGGGCCGTGCCGGAAGAAAAACCATTGGGCGAAGAAGATATATTAACCGATAGTACAGCAATTGGAATACGATTGACTCCTATTTTTGGAATTTCCATACCGGTTATAGCAAGGATTGGTGACCTTTCGTCTGACGTAGTTTTGAGCGATTTGAATGTTCAGCAAAACAGTCAGGGAGCCAATGTGCTTAATGTTGTGCTTAACCGGGAAGGGACCCAGTCGGTTTATGGCGACCTGAAAGCAGAATACATTACTCCTGAAGGCGAAAAGTACGATGTTGGGCTTGTAAAAGGAATTGCTGTTTATACACCCAATTTGTTGCGGCGTTTTACCATGACACTCAATACTCCTGTCGGAATTGAATTAAATAAGGGGAAATTGCTTGTTCGGTACAGCAGTTCAAGCGAAGCAAAACCTCAGGTGTACGATGAAAAAGAATTGGTATTAAAATAAAAAAGACGCTTTATGCCATTCGGAGAAAATCCCGCAAGTCATCAAAACTTCTGTTTACAGGCAATTTTTATTCGCTTTTATAAAGCTTTTATCCTTGTTGTGGCTTTTTTAATCTTTTCAGAAAATTCATTAGGACAATCTCCGTTTCCTCCGCCGAATCAGTTGCAGGTTTTTGCGGCCCAGGAATTAAGTTTTGGCAGCTTTTATACCGGAGCTTCCGGCGGAGAAGTTATTGTCAGCCCGGAAGGCAACTGTATGACTAACGGGTCGGTTATGGAACTTGCCCTTTCTCCTGCTACTCCTGCTGTATTCGATGTCCGGCTTATTCCCGGTAGGATTGTCCACGTTTCTTTTCCTGCCTCGGCAATGCTTACCAGAGTTGGGAGCAGTGAGAGTATGGTGATTAGCGGGTTTACCTCTGATAAGCAAGGAAATTATTTTGTTACTACATCTGCTCATCCTTTTATTAATCCCGTGAAAGTTGGCGCTACGCTTCATGTTGGCAGTGAAGCTGCCAATCCCTCAGGAGATTACGTTGGTAGTTTTTCAGTAACATTTATTCAGGAATAAAACCTCATTTCAGATTGAAAAGTGTGCAAATAAAAACTCAGCCGTCAGAAATAATAAGGCCAGATTTTTTTTCAAGTCTGACCGGTTTTATGGTGGTTAAGCTTTTGATGATTTTGCTTCCTTTGTTGCTTTTTTGTAATATTTCAATAAGTCAGAATGTTGAATTTGAGGAGATTCCTGTTACCTTGAGAGTAGAAGGAGTGGGAGCTACGAACCTGGATCCCTTGTACAGTTATGATGAGGAAAAGTTATTTTTACCAATCATTGATGTTTTTCACCTGCTTCAGATAAAAGCGGAATCCTCGTTAAATATGGACAGGATATCTGGTTTTATGGCAGACGAAAGCAACAAGTATATGATAGACAATATAAATAAACAGGTTTTTGCCAATGGGAAAACGTTTAATTTAGAAGTTACTGATTTAATAAAAACTGAATTTGGCCTGTATTTAGATCATCAACTGTGGGGAGAGTTATTTGGTTTGTATTGCGATTTTAATTTCAGAAGCCTTACTGTAAATGTTAAACCAGGCTTTGAAGTTCCGGCCATACGGGAAATGCGGCTCAAGCAGTTTCGCGAAAATGTAAATATTCTTAAAGGGGAAGAAAAGGTAGATACATCTATAAACCGCGATTATCATTTTTTAAAGTTCGGAATGGTTGACTGGGCTGCCAGTTCTACACAAAGTACCGCACAATATAACGATACAAGAATCTGGTTGGGAACAGGAGCCGAATTGTTTGGAGGAGAAACAAGCTTGCTGTTAAATTATTCTTCCCGCGATGGTTTTAATAACCGAAACCAGCAGTATTACTGGCGTTGGGTGAACAATCAGGCAAAAATGGCCCGGCAAATCAGGATCGGAAAAATCAGTTCTTCTGCAATTGCGTCCATATACGACCCGTTGATTGGAATGAGTATTACCAATGCCCCAACAACTTACCGCCGTTCTTTTGGAGAATATACAATAAACGATTATACAGAACCGGGTTGGACTGTGGAGTTGTATGTAAACAATGTGATTGTTGATTATCAAACAGCTGATGCCTCGGGATTTTACAGTTTTAATGTGCCGCTTGTATACGGAACGTCGCAGGTAAGACTAAAATTTTATGGCCCCTATGGAGAAGAGCGGACAAAAGAAGAATTTCTTAATATACCGTTTAATTTTTTACCTGCCGGCGAAATGGAATATACGTTGAGTTCAGGTATTGTTATGGACGGAGATTATTCCAGGTTTGGCCGCGCAGAAGTAAAGTATGGAGTGAGCCGATTTTTAACAATCGGTGGAGGAATAGAATATCTTTCGTCAATTGCAAATGGAGATAAAATTCCATTTCTTTTGGCTTCAGTCACTCCCTTTCCCAACTTTATGCTGACGGGTGAATATGCCGATGGTGTGCGTACAAAAGCGCTTGTAAACTACAGGTTGGCGTCAGGTCCAATGTTTGAACTTAATTATGTTCTTTATGACAAAGAACAGCAGGCGATAAGGCTCAACTATCTGGAAGAACGTGGCGCTACTTTTTCTGTGCCTTTGAATTTTAAATTTTTAAATGGTTATACCCGTTGGTCTTTCAAACAAAATGTATACGAAATGCTTACGTATAACACTGCCGATGTAACTTTTTCATCCTTCTTTGGCAATGTAAATACAAACATAAGCGCTTACGCCAACTGGTTGGGAGGAAGAGACCCTTATATATACAGTAATCTTGGTTTGGGAATCAGGCTGGGGCATGGTTTTACAGTCAGACCACAAAGCCAGGTCGACATCACAAATAAAGATATAACTTCTGTAAAAGCAGAGGTTGAGAAACGTATTGCCCGATCGGGATACTTATCCGTTTCCGGAGAAGAGAATTTTAGATCCTCTTATCGCAGTTTGCAGTTTTCATTTCGCTGGGATTTTTCTTTTTCCCAGGTTAATTTCTCTGCCCGTGTTTCCAATAGTGAATTTTTGTCGACTCAGGGAGCCCGTGGCAGTTTTGCTTTTGGTGGTGGCAATGGATATATTCATAAAGACAACAGATCGGCAATTGGGCGATGTGGAATTGCTGTTGTCCCATTTGTGGACATCGATCACGATGGTTTTAAAGATTCAGATGAACCATTTGCACAAGGATTGAGCATAGGATTGAGAGGAGGACGGACTTTAAAAAATCTCAAAGACTCAATAATCAGAGTTGTTGGACTAGAACCATATACAAGTTATGTACTAACGCTTGATGATAAAGGCCTGGAACAAATTTCGTGGCAGTTGGAACATAAAAGCTATCGTATTTATACCGATCCAAATCAGTTCAAAAAAGTATATATTCCTGTTTTGCCTATGGGGGAAGTGAATGGTTGGGTTTATTTGAACGATGGTAGAGATGAAAAAGGCCAGGGACGGATTGTAGTAAACTTTTATAATTCTGATGGTGAACTGGTTGCTACAACAATGACTGAAAGAGACGGAGGCTTTACTTTTTTGGGTTTGCCTCCCGGACAATATTATGCGGAAGTGGATAGAGCACAACTGGAAAGTTTAAAGATGAAATCAATACCGGTAAAAACAGACTTTACAATAAGCCCCATGGCCATTGGCGACATCGTTTATGATATTCAGTTTGT
This genomic interval carries:
- a CDS encoding TolC family protein, producing MKKLLILLLLPTQLAFAQQDILLNNCYNWARENYPNLKQAEIWEEITSLKKENIKTNYLPQLTLNGQATYQSDVTSVNISMPGIDIPSVSKDQYKTYAEFKQNIWDGGISTANTKLEDAILQSNLSQVEVELYKLNEQVSQAFFTVLAMDKQKEVLTAQKKVLQEKLKTVQSGVENQMLEKSNALSLEAEILNIEQSTLQLDAGKKTAIQMLTILTGQTIDENSVLKYNTSEPNMRDKLSRPELELFSSQKNQFEKQSDLLTKSRNPKVFGFGQAGYGKPALNMLNDKFDTYYLVGIGLSWNAFDWKKTTRQKEMLQLHSKMISQQEETFNQNINLLLAQQNEQISKLEKLIETDTKMVMLRTEIAQSSASKLENETITTSDYIQDVQAETIAKLNVELHRIQLNEAKEKYNLIKGKKFSE
- a CDS encoding HlyD family secretion protein codes for the protein MKKNLLIMLFAALLFSCNNTDEKSDAFGNFEADPVIVSSESSGKILQLNIEKGQKIEAGFTAALTDTVQIDLKLKQIDAQKAAILSKKQSIQSQIDVFEEQIKNLETNEKRVAQMVKDQAATQKQLDDITSQISVIKKQIAGTRTQFTSVNMELDVLETQKETAEDLLRRCQVESPVSGTILETYIEQGELATQGKPLFKIADLDELTLKVYVSGAQLPNVKIGQQVNVVIDKSETENQELSGRVNWISSEAEFTPKIIQTKEERVKLVYAVKVKVKNDGTLKVGMPGEISW
- a CDS encoding TetR/AcrR family transcriptional regulator — its product is MTETKKDNTEEKILNAAQNVFIKKGMDGARMQEIADEAGINKALLHYYFRTKEKLFDAIFKKVFSKILPNLMDMVYSDLPIEKKLGIFVESYIDLLMKNPFLPTFVLKEMNRNPEFLAKIIKGTGIQPDKIFAMFKKEMEAGRIRKMDPRDLLVNILGLSIFPIAARPLMTIMFFENDKEAYKTFIERRKKTITEFILHSILIK
- a CDS encoding DUF4402 domain-containing protein, with translation MKKLVFLFASLFIIVVASQSVKAQNPEATANSDASATIIKVIGIENTQYLFFGNIIASSAGGTVTVASDGTAAGYNGVAAPTGNEGTRQPATFTVEGENSVAYSISLPEDDEITLTKNGATPMALSDFEHNADETLSSGGTETFNVGAKLNVNPDQATGTYEGQFSVTVAYN
- a CDS encoding DUF4402 domain-containing protein is translated as MYRYFIIAFISFFLIPGEARSQESSITAEVFAEVIEALAANEDQALNFGRFTTGNNGGSVVISPGGIRSAQGSVIAAGGGYSPGKFLVEGEPGATFSIQLPQTASTLVHSESGKTMDVEGWVSDPPSGDAATLSDGERLVSIGATLNIGPVDENPVGIYSGSFIVTFAYN
- a CDS encoding Ig-like domain-containing protein, with product MSLFRKISILFEKSYWGSEFFEKVSGIRSVVFSPVYSLILTAVFLLAFESIAAQNWNWTGDVSNDWHEAANWDQGSVPDGNAKVIIGLVSSGIYPEIKNNVTVSTLTVSDWYGGAIAVVNGATLTVENNLDIQDYGEILLDNGNLQFNGKGNNGHDITMAFLNTSIRIVNSGTLNSPNCKLTINGELILEDGNINLGDGFELASGKTFDVLRGSVNVYGPTLIKGTLNGGVGNFVFDGDSSNSTHKAEIRSEGRFYMSPSASDVQTLDCTSDTPELSGGTVDFYTPCYIQNSGYFYGGNAYVTFYNSISPNGTAVIETHNGILLFKADLTAHSTANINITCEGTIQVDGNTTLKSAGYINAMGGNIYFGGNLRTEKSSGTINAGGSTIYFSGSSFENEGYFNAGTSTFVFSGGSQEFSTHSWRADNTFYNLVVEIGADVQSTHNVMVLNDLEVSEAGSFTIEPGKTLDAVGYVTGEDYIFTNRPYIISIVINSENTITAVFNEPLDPVSSQTASNYRVENETGNTIDYPLNPVLGGVNNNEISLTLGFNIVSDVDYYLIGNNIKNLNNYTLSVNHKKRFLETEPANFWRWAGTIDSEWEKAGNWVKNKLPQTSSHVVIPITPNDPLISSQGNRIFDLEIKTGASLTIGSTGNLTVDNSVSNSAGSGGLLIASDTEGTGSLIHNTNGVLATFQRYISGEPQTWQMISSPVADQEISGNFTPTGGSDAYGDNTRYDFYSWYEPDTSWVYLLNIDQPPTWLTSNNNSNNFISGRGYLISYKDAHPTKAFQGTLSNGEVSVQLSKTAGTGTEFGFNLVGNPYPSSVDWKSSGWGRNTLEGNNQGYDIWIWSETNNNYGAYNSASASDDGTLGVSRYIAPTQGFFVKASQSGVLSMNNSVRVNKGAGNWLKSANSTQNRIVVDVESSDGFGKDEVIIEFGHTGQETGTAKRFSFVSASPSLFLEEEQMAYSIRLLGEKEDYPVLPVSFDAGESGNYELTFQFNSTAFEIFRLYDRITGQWNDIEEGEVYSFEAEKDENTDRFVLQIVSGDYADPYETLPVIIYSEQRKITADLRLVEGEYTCDVYTLTGQKLVTRKLFGGQTSQFVVPSASSIVIVQIVGQEGRKIEKVPVVY